One Capsicum annuum cultivar UCD-10X-F1 chromosome 2, UCD10Xv1.1, whole genome shotgun sequence genomic window carries:
- the LOC107858798 gene encoding uncharacterized protein LOC107858798, whose translation MCIEEQTPERNTGIMCGDGAGRGSCFLMALLLLSFLCFVSAEVLVKPAAKTVTKTTTGTTSNQHLALQETNLNYVSKRRVPSEPDPIHNREAGEHMETRIRP comes from the exons ATGTGCATTGAAGAGCAAACACCGGAGAGGAATACTGGAATTATGTGTGGTGATGGTGCTGGTCGTGGCAGCTGTTTCTTGATGGCTCTTCTTTTACTTAGTTTTCTATGTTTTGTTTCTGCTGAGGTTTTAGTAAAGCCGGCAGCCAAAACTGTCACCAAAACAACTACTGGGACGACAAGCAATCAACATTTAGCTCTGCAAGAAACCAATCTCAATTATGTCAGTAAAAGAAGAGTACCTAGCGAACCTGATCCAATACACAACAG GGAAGCAGGAGAACACATGGAAACACGCATCCGACCTTGA
- the LOC107858797 gene encoding inactive LRR receptor-like serine/threonine-protein kinase BIR2, whose amino-acid sequence MVLFKLTFILLFLLFQPLHSSSAVTVPEDDIKCLQGVKTSLQDSKNSLNSWNFANSTVGFICKFVGVSCWNDRENRLINLELRDMNLEGKVPDSLKYCGSLQNLDLSGNKLSGSIPSDICTWLPFLVNLDLSNNEFTGTIPVDLVSCTYLNKLMLNDNKLNGNIPPHFSSLGRLKTFSVANNELSGRIPEAFDSVDSVDFGGNDGLCGGPLGKCRRVSEKGLVIIIAAGVFGAAASLLLGFGAWYWYFMKAGKRRQMGYGLGRVDSERWADKLRGYRLTQVTLLKKPLVKVKLADLLAATNNFSTRSVINSTRTGTTFRAVLRDGSALAIKRLKSCKLSEKLFQMEMNELGQVRHPNLVPLLGFCVVEEEKLLVYKHLSNGTLYSLLNGNASVLDWPTRFRIGLGAARGLAWLHHGCQPPILHQNICSNVIFLDEDFDARIMDFGLARLLTPPDAKETSFVNGELGEFGYVALEYSSTMVASLKGDAYSFGVVLLELATGQRPLEITAADESFKGNLVDWVNQLSVSGRIKDAIDKHICGKGHDEEIVKFIKIACNCLISRPKERWSMYQVYEALKSMAEKQGFSEQYDEFPLFFNKQEISNPI is encoded by the coding sequence ATGGTCCTTTTCAAATTAACATTCATCttattatttcttctatttcaaccCCTTCATTCTTCTTCTGCTGTAACTGTACCTGAAGATGATATAAAATGCTTACAAGGTGTCAAAACATCCTTACAAGATTCCAAAAACAGCTTAAATTCATGGAACTTTGCAAACTCCACAGTTGGTTTTATCTGTAAATTTGTTGGTGTTTCTTGTTGGAACGACCGTGAAAATCGTCTTATTAACCTTGAACTTCGTGACATGAATCTCGAAGGCAAAGTTCCAGATTCTTTAAAGTACTGTGGAAGTTTACAGAATCTTGATCTTTCTGGTAATAAACTTTCGGGTTCGATTCCTTCTGACATTTGTACTTGGTTGCCTTTCTTAGTTAATCTTGATTTGTCCAATAATGAATTTACTGGTACTATACCAGTTGATCTTGTTAGTTGTACCTATTTGAATAAGTTGATGCTTAATGATAATAAGCTTAATGGTAATATACCCCCTCACTTTTCTAGTTTAGGGAGGCTTAAGACTTTCTCTGTGGCGAATAACGAGCTTTCTGGGAGGATTCCGGAAGCGTTTGATTCGGTTGATTCGGTTGATTTTGGAGGGAATGATGGACTTTGTGGTGGACCGTTAGGGAAATGTAGGAGGGTTAGTGAGAAAggtttagttattattattgctGCTGGGGTGTTTGGTGCTGCTGCTTCTTTGTTGTTGGGTTTTGGGGCTTGGTATTGGTATTTTATGAAGGCCGGGAAGAGGAGGCAGATGGGGTATGGGTTAGGGAGAGTTGATTCGGAGAGGTGGGCGGATAAGTTGAGAGGTTATAGGCTTACTCAGGTTACGTTGCTTAAGAAACCGCTTGTGAAGGTTAAGTTGGCGGATTTGTTGGCTGCCACGAATAATTTTAGTACGAGGAGTGTGATTAACTCGACTAGGACAGGGACTACGTTTAGAGCTGTTTTGCGTGATGGTTCTGCGCTTGCTATTAAACGGCTTAAAAGTTGTAAGTTGAGTGAGAAGTTGTTTCAAATGGAGATGAATGAGCTAGGACAAGTTAGGCATCCTAATTTGGTGCCACTTTTGGGTTTTTGTGTTGTTGAGGAGGAAAAGCTTTTGGTTTATAAGCACCTGTCGAATGGTACTTTGTATTCGTTGTTGAATGGGAACGCGAGTGTGTTGGATTGGCCTACTAGGTTTAGGATTGGCTTGGGTGCTGCGAGGGGCCTTGCTTGGCTTCACCATGGTTGCCAACCGCCAATATTGCACCAAAACATATGTTCTAACGTTATTTTCCTTGATGAGGACTTTGATGCTAGAATAATGGATTTTGGGTTGGCAAGGTTGTTGACACCTCCAGACGCAAAGGAGACCAGTTTTGTGAACGGGGAGTTGGGTGAATTTGGCTATGTTGCTCTGGAGTACTCAAGCACAATGGTGGCTTCACTAAAAGGGGATGCTTATAGCTTTGGGGTTGTGCTTTTGGAGTTGGCTACTGGGCAAAGACCACTAGAAATCACTGCAGCTGATGAAAGTTTTAAGGGAAATTTGGTGGACTGGGTAAATCAGCTCTCTGTTTCTGGTCGAATTAAAGATGCCATTGATAAGCACATATGTGGGAAGGGCCATGATGAAGAGAtagtaaaattcatcaaaattgcttGCAATTGTCTAATTTCTCGGCCCAAGGAGAGGTGGTCTATGTATCAGGTATATGAAGCACTGAAGAGCATGGCTGAGAAACAAGGTTTCTCTGAACAGTATGACGaatttcccttattttttaaCAAACAAGAGATCAGCAATCCCATTTGA